One window from the genome of Pararhizobium gei encodes:
- a CDS encoding DUF1775 domain-containing protein, whose product MQTRTTIFTTVLVSLAAAGGAQAHSSFEIDRTQNDRSFKAILQIPHGCDGKATTEVRLKLPEGFVFAKPQPKAGWELEIIEGDYARSYDNHGKAVRSGLVEIRWKNGNLPDAYYDTFVVVGKFSGFDKEAAVAFPVTQLCGETEVAWDQIAAAGEDAHALEHPAPTVTVTPAAMQAGHGEHAGTAARSADAASVKAGSLEISGGTVKAMLPGAKVGGGSFSVKNGGNVNDRLVSAESPAAGRVELHEMSMQNDIMKMRKIEDGIAVPAGETFDLTGGGLHLMFIDVKKSFAEGDTVPVILTFEKAGRVEYALPVGNAVGGAHSHK is encoded by the coding sequence ATGCAAACCAGAACCACAATTTTCACCACCGTCCTCGTTAGCCTTGCAGCGGCGGGCGGCGCGCAAGCCCATAGCAGTTTCGAAATCGACAGGACGCAAAACGACCGGAGCTTCAAGGCCATCCTGCAGATCCCCCATGGCTGCGACGGCAAAGCCACCACCGAGGTAAGGTTGAAACTGCCTGAGGGTTTCGTCTTCGCCAAGCCGCAGCCGAAAGCCGGCTGGGAGCTTGAGATCATCGAGGGCGACTATGCCAGGAGCTATGACAATCACGGCAAAGCCGTTCGCTCAGGTCTTGTCGAAATCCGCTGGAAGAACGGCAACCTGCCGGATGCCTACTACGACACGTTCGTTGTCGTGGGTAAGTTCTCCGGTTTCGACAAGGAGGCCGCGGTCGCGTTTCCGGTTACGCAACTCTGCGGCGAGACCGAAGTCGCTTGGGACCAGATCGCCGCCGCGGGAGAAGACGCGCACGCACTCGAACACCCGGCACCGACTGTTACCGTGACACCCGCAGCCATGCAGGCGGGGCACGGAGAGCATGCCGGCACAGCCGCTCGTTCGGCGGACGCGGCATCTGTCAAAGCAGGATCTCTGGAGATTTCGGGCGGTACCGTCAAGGCAATGCTGCCGGGCGCCAAGGTCGGCGGCGGCAGTTTTTCGGTGAAAAACGGCGGCAATGTCAATGACCGGCTGGTTTCCGCGGAAAGCCCGGCCGCCGGCAGGGTGGAGCTTCACGAAATGAGCATGCAGAACGATATCATGAAGATGCGCAAGATCGAGGACGGAATTGCCGTACCCGCTGGCGAAACCTTCGATCTGACAGGCGGCGGGCTGCATCTGATGTTCATTGACGTTAAAAAGAGTTTTGCCGAGGGGGACACAGTGCCCGTCATTCTGACTTTCGAGAAGGCCGGGCGCGTGGAATACGCGCTTCCCGTCGGCAATGCCGTTGGCGGCGCACACAGTCATAAATGA
- a CDS encoding L,D-transpeptidase family protein, translating to MRFPSALRNAATPSRWKLSRALAVLALGVALSGCMSLDDLSEAPPKLTGKMMAEMSKKGMKPESPVLVRIFKQESELEVWKVDRTGAYALLKTYPICRWSGELGPKTKTGDRHAPEGFYHVSAGMLNPNSKFYVSFNLGYPNRLEKAKGYTGEALMVHGACSSSGCYAMTDQGVGEIYAVVQKALSSGQERFQVQAYPFRMTAKNMATYRGNENMSFWRTLKEGYDAFEVTRRQPAVSVCGGRYVFNRTFEGGEPADPLAACPPAQSAIDTQLMARVEAESRKADGAVTGDLPMSSSMNAYVDGGMHPSFRALLKQKGAKQLAASISATKYPISRPDAALADPFDGR from the coding sequence ATGCGTTTTCCATCAGCCCTTCGCAACGCCGCAACCCCGTCCCGCTGGAAACTTTCCCGGGCGCTGGCCGTGCTTGCACTGGGTGTGGCGCTGTCCGGCTGCATGTCGCTCGACGATCTTTCCGAGGCGCCGCCCAAGCTGACCGGCAAGATGATGGCCGAGATGTCGAAGAAGGGCATGAAGCCGGAAAGCCCGGTTCTCGTGCGCATCTTCAAGCAGGAAAGCGAGCTGGAGGTCTGGAAGGTCGACAGGACAGGCGCCTATGCGCTTCTGAAGACCTATCCGATCTGCCGCTGGTCCGGCGAACTCGGACCGAAAACCAAGACCGGCGACCGGCATGCGCCCGAAGGGTTTTACCATGTCTCCGCTGGCATGCTGAACCCGAACTCGAAGTTCTACGTCTCGTTCAATCTCGGCTATCCCAACAGGCTCGAAAAAGCCAAGGGCTATACGGGCGAGGCCCTGATGGTGCACGGCGCCTGCTCCTCCTCCGGCTGTTATGCCATGACGGATCAGGGTGTCGGCGAAATATATGCGGTCGTCCAGAAGGCGCTGTCGAGCGGTCAGGAGCGGTTTCAGGTCCAGGCCTATCCCTTCCGCATGACGGCCAAGAACATGGCCACCTATCGCGGCAATGAGAATATGAGCTTCTGGCGCACGCTGAAGGAAGGCTATGATGCCTTCGAGGTGACGCGCCGGCAGCCGGCGGTGTCCGTCTGTGGCGGCCGCTATGTCTTCAACCGGACCTTCGAGGGCGGCGAACCCGCCGATCCGCTTGCCGCATGCCCGCCGGCGCAAAGCGCCATCGATACGCAGCTGATGGCCCGCGTCGAAGCCGAAAGCCGCAAGGCCGACGGTGCCGTGACCGGCGATCTGCCGATGAGCAGTTCGATGAATGCCTATGTCGATGGCGGCATGCATCCGAGCTTCAGGGCGCTTTTGAAGCAGAAGGGCGCCAAGCAGCTCGCCGCCAGTATTTCGGCCACGAAATACCCGATCAGCCGCCCGGATGCGGCCTTGGCCGACCCGTTTGACGGGCGGTAA
- a CDS encoding SRPBCC family protein, with translation MMNGLELTVRRTIAAPRETVFNAWLSPDQLAKFMGPPSGGAAPARVATDPVKGGRFSIVMITPDKEIPHAGTYLEIDPYSRLSFTWESPFSLSDSVVTIDFVEREAGTTELTLKHVKFRSEEARDGHEKGWTAIIGNLAGSVA, from the coding sequence ATGATGAACGGTCTTGAACTCACAGTCCGCCGGACCATTGCCGCCCCGCGCGAAACGGTCTTCAACGCCTGGCTTTCGCCCGATCAGCTGGCGAAATTCATGGGGCCTCCGTCAGGCGGCGCTGCCCCGGCGCGGGTCGCCACGGATCCGGTGAAGGGCGGCCGCTTTTCGATCGTCATGATCACGCCGGACAAGGAAATTCCCCATGCCGGCACCTATCTGGAGATCGATCCCTATTCCCGCCTCTCCTTCACCTGGGAATCGCCCTTCTCCTTATCCGACAGCGTCGTCACCATCGATTTCGTCGAGCGCGAGGCAGGCACAACGGAACTGACGCTGAAACATGTCAAATTCCGCAGCGAGGAGGCCCGCGACGGTCACGAAAAAGGCTGGACAGCCATCATCGGCAATCTCGCTGGAAGTGTAGCCTGA
- a CDS encoding ArsR/SmtB family transcription factor — protein sequence MDEDALSQILKAAGDTTRRKILTLLVQEGALRVTAVAAHFDMSLNAVSKHIKVLEEAGLVTRRTLGREHFIAAELEPLTLTERWFTQLKSIWDLRLTALETTLLSKDEDDERS from the coding sequence ATGGACGAAGATGCGCTGTCACAGATCCTGAAGGCCGCCGGCGATACCACGCGGCGGAAAATCCTCACCCTGCTCGTACAGGAGGGGGCCCTGAGGGTAACGGCTGTCGCTGCCCATTTCGACATGTCGCTGAATGCCGTTTCCAAGCACATCAAGGTGCTGGAAGAGGCAGGACTTGTCACCCGCCGCACGTTGGGCCGCGAGCACTTCATCGCGGCCGAGCTTGAGCCGCTGACGCTGACGGAACGCTGGTTCACACAACTGAAATCCATCTGGGACCTGCGCCTGACGGCGCTGGAAACCACACTCTTATCAAAGGATGAAGATGATGAACGGTCTTGA
- a CDS encoding L,D-transpeptidase has product MNEQTLSRRGFLAALGVSAAAMSGCTTGPLRGGPAPTPAVIQRPVGPPSETELQVMYGPVEDGGYVIPAVPYREIDPQFYRQRVYDRTGQAPGTVVVDTPSRFLYVVEPGGTAMRYGVGIGRDGFAWQGDGIIHWRQPWPRWKPPNEMVARQPQLAKYSIENGGMPPGLDNPLGARALYIFQNGEDTLYRLHGNPEWQSIGKAVSSGCVRLMNQDVIDLYERVPAKAKIVVWQ; this is encoded by the coding sequence ATGAACGAACAGACATTGTCGCGCCGCGGTTTTCTCGCGGCGCTCGGGGTATCTGCCGCAGCCATGTCCGGCTGCACCACGGGGCCTCTGCGCGGCGGCCCGGCACCCACGCCAGCCGTGATCCAGAGGCCGGTCGGCCCGCCCTCCGAGACGGAGTTGCAGGTCATGTATGGGCCGGTCGAAGACGGCGGATATGTGATCCCGGCCGTTCCCTATCGCGAGATCGATCCGCAGTTTTACCGTCAGCGCGTTTACGACCGGACGGGGCAAGCGCCGGGCACGGTTGTTGTCGATACGCCGTCGCGCTTCCTCTATGTCGTCGAACCGGGCGGCACGGCGATGCGCTATGGGGTGGGTATCGGTCGCGACGGCTTTGCCTGGCAGGGCGACGGGATCATTCACTGGCGCCAGCCCTGGCCGCGTTGGAAGCCGCCGAACGAGATGGTGGCGCGCCAGCCGCAGCTTGCGAAATATTCGATAGAGAATGGCGGCATGCCGCCGGGTCTCGACAATCCGCTCGGCGCCCGGGCGCTGTATATTTTCCAGAATGGCGAAGACACGCTCTACCGACTTCATGGCAACCCGGAATGGCAGTCGATCGGCAAGGCGGTCTCGTCCGGCTGCGTACGGCTGATGAACCAGGATGTCATCGACCTCTACGAGAGGGTGCCGGCCAAGGCGAAGATCGTCGTCTGGCAATAG
- a CDS encoding VOC family protein: protein MRHTFSLDHVALLVSNLERSTAFYRDIMGFELIERAGSPNVAWLTIGGIDAIHLIEGDASTTRLTKDTHFALRVADFDAYVADIREKGVTFYDWPGNLGQVGTRGDGVRQAYVQDPDGYWVEVNDNG, encoded by the coding sequence ATGCGCCACACATTTAGCCTCGACCATGTCGCACTTCTGGTGAGCAATCTCGAGCGCAGCACAGCCTTTTATCGCGACATCATGGGCTTCGAGCTGATCGAACGGGCAGGCAGTCCAAATGTCGCCTGGCTGACCATCGGCGGCATCGACGCGATCCACCTGATCGAGGGTGATGCCAGCACGACGCGGCTGACCAAGGACACGCATTTTGCCCTGAGGGTCGCGGATTTCGACGCTTATGTCGCCGATATCAGGGAAAAGGGCGTGACGTTCTACGATTGGCCGGGGAATTTGGGACAGGTCGGGACAAGAGGCGACGGGGTGCGGCAGGCCTATGTGCAGGACCCGGATGGGTATTGGGTCGAGGTGAATGACAATGGGTGA